The window GGTGGTGGGGTGACTATTAGCGGCGGTGAGCCCTTGCTGCAGCCGGAGTTTGTGCATGAGATCATCCGTCGTTGTCAAGCGATCGGTATTCATACAGCTCTTGATACCTCTGGCTATCCAGACTTTGAGCGCTCTAAACCCGTTTTAGATGATGTAGATTTAGTTTTATTGGATATCAAATCCTTTAATCCTCAAATTTACCAAACTGTTACCCATGTGCCCATCGAGCCTACCCTACATGTTGCCCGTTACTTAAACGAGATTCAGAAACCTACCTGGGTTCGCTTCGTGCTGGTGCCAGGCTTAACTGACGGGAAACAAAATATGGAACAATTGGCTGCCTTTGTTGCTCAATTAACCTGTGTAAAAAAGGTGGAAATCTTGCCGTTTCACCAAATGGGAAACTACAAATGGCAGCAGCT is drawn from Candidatus Obscuribacterales bacterium and contains these coding sequences:
- the pflA gene encoding pyruvate formate-lyase-activating protein, with product MSTSVSSSGLIRGDRGRIHSVETCGTVDGPGIRFVIFTQGCRLRCLYCHNPDTRDPNQGQEVTVDDLLSEIQSYRSYMTYSGGGVTISGGEPLLQPEFVHEIIRRCQAIGIHTALDTSGYPDFERSKPVLDDVDLVLLDIKSFNPQIYQTVTHVPIEPTLHVARYLNEIQKPTWVRFVLVPGLTDGKQNMEQLAAFVAQLTCVKKVEILPFHQMGNYKWQQLGYAYALKDTATPTVAEVQRAVEIFQAHGLTVQ